From a region of the Azospirillum formosense genome:
- a CDS encoding branched-chain amino acid ABC transporter permease, translating to MSTIFGIPPQALFGQLLLGLINGSFYALLSLGLAVIFGMLNVINFAHGALYMLGAFVAWLLLTMAGIGYWWALLLAPLVVGAFGVVLEKTLLSRLYKLDHLYGLLLTFGLALIVEGAFRHFYGVSGQPYPIPDALKGGQNLGFMFLPNYRGWVVVASLVVCLATWYAIERTKLGAYLRAATENPVLVQAFGINVPLMITATYGFGVALAGLAGVLAAPIYQVSPLMGSNLIIVVFAVVVIGGMGSILGAVLTGYGLGLLEGLTKVFYPEASNIVVFVIMAVVLLIKPAGLFGRER from the coding sequence CCTTCTACGCGCTGCTCAGCCTCGGGCTGGCGGTCATCTTCGGCATGCTGAACGTCATCAACTTCGCCCACGGCGCGCTCTACATGCTGGGGGCCTTCGTGGCGTGGCTGCTGCTGACCATGGCGGGGATCGGCTACTGGTGGGCGCTGCTGCTGGCGCCGCTGGTCGTCGGCGCCTTCGGCGTGGTGTTGGAAAAGACGCTGCTCAGCCGTCTCTACAAGCTCGACCATCTCTATGGGCTGCTGCTGACCTTCGGTCTCGCGCTGATCGTCGAGGGCGCCTTCCGCCATTTCTACGGCGTGTCGGGCCAGCCCTATCCGATCCCGGACGCGCTCAAGGGCGGGCAGAACCTGGGCTTCATGTTCCTGCCCAACTACCGCGGCTGGGTCGTCGTCGCCTCGCTGGTCGTCTGCCTCGCCACCTGGTACGCCATCGAGCGGACGAAGCTCGGCGCCTACCTGCGCGCCGCCACCGAGAATCCGGTGCTGGTCCAGGCCTTCGGCATCAATGTGCCGCTGATGATCACGGCGACCTACGGCTTCGGCGTCGCGCTGGCCGGGCTGGCCGGCGTGCTGGCCGCGCCGATCTATCAGGTGTCGCCGCTGATGGGCTCCAACCTCATCATCGTCGTCTTCGCCGTGGTGGTGATCGGCGGCATGGGGTCGATTCTGGGGGCGGTGCTGACGGGATACGGCCTGGGGCTGTTGGAAGGTCTGACGAAGGTGTTCTATCCGGAGGCGTCGAACATCGTCGTCTTCGTCATCATGGCCGTGGTGCTGCTGATCAAGCCCGCCGGCCTGTTCGGGCGGGAGAGGTGA